In the Ipomoea triloba cultivar NCNSP0323 chromosome 6, ASM357664v1 genome, one interval contains:
- the LOC116023670 gene encoding probable inactive serine/threonine-protein kinase fnkC codes for MANNIVQNVNKWEREIAPSHYMLRVDSFSKLTTMLLKGGLHYFKSKSFDASGYKWNFLVYPSGDLKTNSMGHISVLVCIEDTTSLPKSWAKYADLKFFIYDQVRQKYSIFQVGGASNLPDFHSLKTELGISNLVSRAVFDDAANGYLVDDKCVFGVEVFLLDSKFAEERFNMFVEVDKTFTWKISNYSKLGSEVHNSYEFPAASFKWLLSLYPLGNGKSRGKHLSLFLKLLVDEKITCPKLLVHFILRVRNQKSEKHREYPCCYSFVPGSSESWGWPTFMRLNELRNLSNGFMVDDCIIIEAYLVSWVRDIAPSHYVLRIESFSNLTNMLSGGETQYFQSKVFEASGYKWIFYQGRPIKNMNTV; via the exons ATGGCAAACAACATTGTCCAAA ATGTAAATAAATGGGAAAGAGAAATAGCACCATCCCATTACATGCTGCGTGTTGATTCATTCTCCAAACTTACTACAATGCTTTTGAAAGGCGGACTACACTATTTCAAGTCCAAATCTTTTGATGCTAGTGGCTATAAATg GAATTTCTTAGTCTATCCTAGTGGTGATCTAAAGACTAATAGTATGGGACACATCTCAGTGTTGGTGTGTATTGAAGATACAACTTCATTGCCCAAGAGTTGGGCGAAATATGCTGATTTGAAGTTTTTTATATATGATCAAGTGcgccagaaatactccatctttCAAG TTGGAGGAGCAAGCAACTTACCTGACTTCCATAGTCTGAAAACGGAATTGGGTATCTCCAATTTGGTTTCTCGTGCTGTGTTTGATGATGCTGCCAATGGATATCTTGTCGATGACAAATGTGTTTTTGGTGTTGAAGTTTTTTTGCTTGATTCTAAGTTTGCAGAAGAACGTTTCAACATGTTTGTGGAGGTTGATAAGACTTTTACTTGGAAAATATCCAACTACAGCAAATTGGGTAGTGAAGTTCATAATTCTTATGAATTTCCTGCGGCCTCCTTCAAATG GCTGTTATCACTTTATCCtttaggaaatggaaaatcCCGTGGGAAACATCTCTCACTATTTCTGAAGCTGCTTGTTGATGAAAAAATTACTTGCCCTAAATTGCTTGTACATTTCATATTACGTGTTAGAAATCAAAAGTCTGAGAAACATCGAGAGTATCCAT GTTGTTATTCCTTTGTTCCTGGTTCTTCAGAAAGTTGGGGTTGGCCAACATTTATGCGGCTGAATGAATTACGAAATTTATCTAATGGTTTCATGGTTGATGATTGCATTATCATTGAAGCAT ATTTAGTCAGCTGGGTAAGAGACATAGCACCCTCACATTATGTACTGAGGATTGAATCATTCTCCAATCTTACCAATATGCTGTCCGGAGGGGAAACCCAATATTTCCAGTCCAAAGTGTTTGAAGCTAGTGGTTATAAATG GATATTCTATCAGGGCCGTCCCATTAAAAATATGAACACTGTCTAA
- the LOC116023671 gene encoding uncharacterized protein LOC116023671: MARAGPVFYTYPNGVGDSKGHISVFLCIHDTAALPLGWKTYPDLKFFIFDKKHDKYSVRFFKVGGINMFHCIKPECGISKLVSRSVFDDAANGYLVDDACVFGVEVFVLHSKFVEQHLSRSVKVCKTYTWKVSSFSNMGNKIYSDEFTAASFQWKLVLYPFGSKKSSRLNLGLFLELVDPGTTPKGVFVHFMLSIINRKSGKLREKQYCNCFAPGSISWGWDTFIPLVDLQDLSNGFLVDDCIIIEACIKNVSVIQ; this comes from the exons ATGGCCAGGGCCGGCCCTGTATTCTATACGTATCCCAATGGTGTTGGTGATAGTAAAGGGCACATTtctgtgtttttgtgtattcatgATACAGCTGCATTGCCTTTGGGTTGGAAGACATACCCCGATTTAaagttttttatatttgataagaAGCATGACAAatattcggttcggtttttcaAGGTTG ggggTATAAACATGTTTCATTGTATCAAACCAGAATGTGGTATCTCAAAATTGGTATCTCGGAGTGTGTTTGATGATGCTGCAAATGGGTATTTGGTTGATGACGCATGTGTTTTTGGTGTTGAAGTTTTTGTGTTACATTCTAAGTTTGTAGAACAACATTTGAGCCGTTCAGTTAAGGTGTGTAAAACCTACACTTGGAAGGTATCAAGTTTTAGTAATATGGGCAATAAAATTTATTCTGATGAATTCACTGCGGCTTCATTTCAATG GAAATTAGTACTCTATCCTTTTGGAAGTAAGAAGTCTAGTCGGCTTAACCTCGGATTGTTTTTGGAGCTTGTTGATCCAGGAACTACCCCTAAAGGAGTGTTTGTGCATTTCATGTTAAGCATTATAAATCGAAAGTCTGGGAAACTTCGAGAGAAACAAT ATTGTAATTGCTTTGCCCCTGGATCTATAAGTTGGGGCTGGGATACGTTTATACCGCTGGTTGATCTTCAAGACTTATCTAATGGCTTCCTTGTTGATGATTGTATTATCATTGAAGCATGTATCAAGAATGTGTCCGTCATTCAGTAG
- the LOC116023673 gene encoding uncharacterized protein LOC116023673 codes for MAKDDGLLLLLSTEGPPRRVGLRRKQAGRGSYRDAVRWVRDIAPSHFILRIDSFSKLTKMLSEGGIQCFKSKVFEASGYKWKFVVYPNGDENGISTEHISVLLRIEDTDALPTGWEIFTDIKFFLFDQSDPLPLIMLIGSVLVCGVSRFHRLKTELGISKLISRDVFSDAANGYLINDKCVFGVEVFVLDSKFEEEYLRPSVEVDNKTFTWTIADFSNLSSEMHYSDEFYASSFKWQLLLYRERTQQSNGEYVSLVLKLVDEKIACDKLLLFARLHRSQLHCHCSSTPPAITSLSATQLSTAHGLCQSALSSASEIDRAIMSTFSSSSEEDAFTDVYDYRDRAPSHYLLDVESFSSLTEMLSEGGLPCYESKVFEASGYKWTLSIYPNGDASRNSKGYISMFLCIEDTDELPKRWEIYTNLKFFIFDQNRDKYLIFQDGQVSRFHQLKPECGIKELISREVFDDAANGCLVDDRCAFGVEVFVIDSKFSGECLSPSVKVDKTYTWRVYKFSHLGGDGTVHYSKEFDAESYKWKLAFYPRGNRKPYGKHLALHLELVDPEITSPRLLVHFELSVINQKSEKHIEARACEYFDHQFPFWGWDEFALLNDLRDESNGFIVDNCLIIKAHIKTLSTIDS; via the exons ATGGCAAAGGATGATGGTTTGTTACTACTTCTATCAACAGAGGGACCGCCGAGGCGAGTAGGGTTGAGGAGGAAACAGGCCGGAAGAGGATCTTACAGAG ATGCAGTCAGGTGGGTAAGAGACATAGCACCCTCACATTTTATACTGAGGATTGATTCATTCTCCAAACTTACCAAGATGCTGTCGGAAGGGGGAATCCAATGTTTCAAGTCCAAAGTTTTCGAAGCTAGTGGTTACAAATG GAAATTCGTGGTGTATCCTAATGGCGATGAAAATGGAATTAGTACAGAACACATATCCGTGTTGTTGCGTATTGAAGACACAGATGCATTGCCTACGGGTTGGGAGATATTTACTgatataaagttttttttatttgatcaa AGTGATCCATTGCCATTAATAATGCTAATTGGGAGTGTTTTAGTTTGTGGAGTTAGCAGGTTCCATCGGCTGAAAACGGAATTGGGCATCTCCAAATTGATCTCTCGTGATGTGTTTAGTGATGCTGCCAATGGGTATCTTATTAATGATAAATGTGTCTTTGGAGTTGAGGTTTTTGTGCTTGATTCTAAGTTCGAAGAAGAATATTTGAGACCCTCGGTGGAAGTTGATAATAAGACCTTTACTTGGACGATAGCTGACTTCAGTAACTTGAGCAGTGAAATGCATTATTCTGATGAATTTTATGCGAGCTCATTCAAATG GCAGTTATTACTTTATCGAGAAAGGACTCAGCAATCTAATGGAGAATATGTCTCATTGGTCTTGAAGCTGGTTGATGAAAAGATTGCTTGTGATAAACTGCTT CTATTCGCTCGCCTCCACAGATCACAGCTCCATTGCCACTGCTCTTCTACTCCACCAGCGATCACCTCCTTATCGGCGACGCAACTATCAACTGCCCACGGCCTTTGCCAATCTGCACTCTCAAGCGCCTCAG AAATTGATAGAGCAATAATGTCAACCTTCTCCTCCTCAAGTGAAGAAGATGCCTTTACTG ATGTATATGACTACAGAGATAGAGCACCTTCCCATTACCTACTAGATGTTGAATCATTCTCCAGTCTTACTGAGATGCTATCAGAAGGCGGACTCCCGTGTTATGAGTCTAAAGTTTTCGAAGCTAGTGGCTATAAATG GACATTATCAATCTACCCTAATGGTGATGCAAGTAGGAATAGtaagggatatatctctatGTTTCTGTGTATTGAAGACACAGATGAATTGCCTAAGCGGTGGGAAATATACACAAATTTGAAGTTCTTTATATTTGATCAGAATCGTGACAAATACTTGATCTTCCAAG ATGGTCAAGTAAGCCGGTTCCATCAATTGAAACCGGAATGTGGCATCAAGGAATTGATCTCTCGTGAAGTGTTTGATGATGCTGCCAATGGGTGTCTTGTTGATGATAGATGTGCTTTTGGAGTTGAGGTTTTTGTGATTGATTCTAAGTTTTCTGGAGAATGTTTGAGCCCGTCAGTGAAAGTCGATAAAACCTATACTTGGAGAGTGTATAAGTTCAGTCATTTGGGCGGGGACGGTACAGTTCATTATTCTAAGGAATTTGATGCAGAGTCCTACAAATG GAAGTTAGCATTCTACCCTCGCGGAAATCGCAAGCCATATGGGAAACACCTTGCTTTGCATTTGGAGCTTGTGGATCCGGAAATCACTTCTCCTAGACTCCTTGTGCATTTCGAGTTATCCGTGATAAACCAGAAATCTGAGAAGCATATAGAGGCTAGAG CTTGTGAATATTTTGATCATCAATTTCCATTCTGGGGCTGGGATGAATTTGCGCTGTTGAATGATCTGCGGGACGAATCTAATGGCTTCATTGTTGACAATTGCTTGATCATTAAAGCACACATCAAGACTCTGTCAACCATCGACAGCTAA
- the LOC116023674 gene encoding uncharacterized protein LOC116023674, which yields MSINVSNAVSWARDIAPSHYMLEIESFSSLTKMLTENGTQFFKSKIFEASGYKWTFSLYPNGDGDGKGHISVSLCIEDTDALPLSWEIYTDLKFLIFDHKRDKYSIFQGGVVNRFHRLKPECGIAKLVPRDVFDDATNGYLVTNKCVFGVEVLVLDSKFTRECLSPAVKVDKTFTWKVLEYSKLNSQARYSDKFTAGSLIWKLRLDPLGDSKSYGENLAVYLMLDPQNICSRMLVYFMLRIRNQKSGKHKEMQLCRCFAPGPLGWGSSVFMSLTELRDSSKGFLVNDCIIIEALINNVATVTS from the exons ATGTCAATCAACGTTTCAA ATGCAGTTAGCTGGGCAAGAGATATAGCACCCTCCCATTACATGTTGGAGATTGAATCATTCTCCAGTCTTACTAAGATGCTCACAGAAAATGGAACCCAGTTTTTCAAGTCCAAAATCTTTGAAGCTAGTGGTTACAAATG GACATTTTCTTTATATCCcaatggtgatggtgatggcaAGGGACACATCTCTGTTTCCCTGTGTATTGAAGACACAGATGCATTGCCTTTGAGTTGGGAGATATACAcagatttgaaatttttaatattcgATCATAAGCGTGACAAATACTCAATCTTTcaag GTGGTGTAGTTAACAGGTTTCATAGATTAAAACCAGAGTGTGGCATCGCGAAATTGGTCCCTCGTGATGTGTTTGATGATGCTACAAATGGTTATCTTGTTACTAACAAATGTGTTTTTGGAGTTGAGGTTCTCGTGCTTGATTCTAAGTTTACCCGAGAATGTTTGAGCCCAGCCGTGAAAGTTGATAAAACCTTCACTTGGAAAGTATTAGAGTACAGTAAATTAAACAGTCAAGCTCGTTATTCCGATAAATTTACTGCAGGCTCCctcatatg GAAGTTGAGACTGGACCCCCTTGGAGATAGCAAATCCTATGGGGAAAACCTTGCTGTGTATTTGATGTTGGATCCACAAAATATCTGTTCTCGAATGTTGGTATATTTCATGCTACGGATAAGAAATCAGAAGTCTGGAAAACATAAAGAGATGCAAC TTTGTAGATGCTTTGCTCCTGGACCTCTGGGCTGGGGCAGTTCCGTTTTTATGTCGCTAACTGAGCTCCGGGATTCATCTAAGGGATTCCTAGTTAACGATTGTATTATCATTGAAGCACTTATCAACAATGTGGCCACCGTCACCAGCTAA
- the LOC116021528 gene encoding formin-like protein 14, with protein sequence MSLLSRFFYRRPPDGLLELDDRVYVLDSCFSTEVLPEEIYQLYLHEIITELHEEFPESSFLAFNFRDGEKRSQFAKILCEYDVTVMDYPKQYEGCPLLPLSLIHHFLRGCENWLSLGNHQNVILLHCERGGWPVLAFVLASFLVFKKLHSGERKTLEMVYREAPKGLLQLLSPLNPFPSQLRYLQYLSRRNISPEWPPPERALSLDCLILRAIPRFDSQKGCRPIVRIFGRNLLSKDGLSTQMLYSMPKKGRGVRHYRQKDSDVIKIDIQCLVQGDVVLECVHLDLDPEREVMMFRVMFNTAFIRSNILMLSSDNLDILWDSKGRYPKGFRAEVLFGDVESIPPPRAPTSVLNGEEKGGLPIEAFSMVQELFGGVEWVDPSDDAALWFLKQLSVLNDVKDLSLLQNRMSEYSSPFDSEEENTAHSIADSLDFLDSEKASNLTYANSPDVNFIDDPFSEDFASDATSMAKTSEDPTKVSTEPFCSHPESNNQSDLSMTSDQLEVGQDHDRQSCSPPSTSPPPSSVSNTITPRPLAPPPPPPPPPLFGFPSKELSLSPPIPPNHINYSKAPPPPPPPPPPSYTSIQGTIPVTQPPVPSSINSANGPPPPSSASPPPPVPILSTTSCPTPPPPPPPLLPSVSSKCCTSAPPTPPPPPPSFLSAASSKVILPPPPPPPPSISSKQPPSPPPPPPVPLKSPLPPPPPPPPLPPVSSKGPLPPPPPPPPPASSKGTLPAPPPPPPPVSSKGTLPPPPPPPLPVSSKGTLPPPPPPPPPVSSKGTLPPPPPPPPPVSSKGPPPPPPPPISSKGPPPPPPPPKSTPLPPAPPPPPLGGPRQGSNPPAPPPPPKLHGAPPPPPPPKHSSGPPPPPPLGRGLTPVPPPPLPSTDRGRGSLGSTTHGKSRPTGGSTIPPKKASLKPLHWVKVTRAMQGSLWADTQKQESQSRAPEIDITELETLFSVASATDSINKAGGRRGSKINKPEKVQLVEHRRAYNCEIMLTKIKIPLPDMINAILALDSSALDIDQVENLIKFCPTKEEMETLRNYTGNKEMLGKCEQFFSELMKVPRVESKLRVFAFTITFSNQVNDLRNNLNTINDAAREVKESAKLRQIMQTILTLGNALNQGTARGSAVGFKLDSLLKLSDTRARNNKMTLMHYLCKLLAEKMPELLDFGKDLVHLEAASKIQLKSLAEEMQAVTKGLEKVEQELAASDNDGAISSGFHKVLKSFLDTAEADVRSLITLYSEVGRNADSLSLYFGEDPARCPFEQVTQTLAVFTKMFNKSRDENAQLADAERKKLEKEALKEQTASNSSAKKEADADKDLLRQINNRIPRSAS encoded by the exons ATGTCCCTGCTAAGTAGATTTTTCTACAGAAGACCCCCGGATGGCTTGCTTGAACTTGATGACAGAGTATATG TTTTAGATTCTTGCTTTTCCACCGAAGTACTACCTGAGGAAATTTATCAACTCTATTTGCATGAGATAATTACTGAGCTGCACGAAGAGTTCCCTGAATCATCTTTTCTTGCATTCAATTTTAGAGATGGTGAGAAAAGGAGTCAGTTTGCTAAAATTTTATGTGAATATGATGTTACTGTTATGGATTATCCGAAGCAATATGAGGGTTGTCCTCTGTTGCCATTGTCTTTGATCCATCATTTTCTTCGTGGTTGTGAGAATTGGCTTTCTCTTGGGAATCATCAGAATGTTATTTTACTTCACTGTGAGAGAGGGGGTTGGCCCGTTTTAGCATTTGTTTTGGCTAGTTTCctggtttttaaaaaattgcataGCGGAGAGCGAAAGACTCTTGAAATGGTTTATCGAGAGGCCCCTAAAGGCTTATTACAGTTGCTGTCACCATTGAACCCATTTCCATCTCAGCTTCGCTACTTGCAATATCTATCTAGAAGAAATATCTCCCCTGAGTGGCCTCCTCCCGAACGAGCTCTTTCTTTGGATTGCCTCATTCTTCGAGCCATTCCAAGATTTGATAGTCAAAAAGGGTGTAGGCCTATTGTTCGTATTTTTGGTCGAAATCTTCTTAGCAAGGATGGACTCTCAACTCAGATGTTATACTCTATGCCCAAGAAAGGCAGAGGTGTTCGACATTACCGTCAG AAGGACAGTGATGTGATCAAGATTGATATTCAGTGTTTAGTGCAAGGGGATGTTGTTCTGGAGTGTGTTCATTTAGACCTGGATCCAGAAAGAGAAGTCATGATGTTTCGTGTAATGTTCAACACAGCTTTTATTCGATCCAACATTTTGATGCTAAGCAGTGATAACTTGGACATTCTTTGGGATTCAAAGGGGCGCTATCCAAAAGGCTTTCGAGCTGAG GTTTTGTTTGGTGATGTGGAGAGCATCCCTCCTCCAAGAGCTCCAACTTCTGTTTTAAATGGTGAGGAGAAAGGCGGACTTCCTATTGAAGCCTTTTCAATGGTCCAAGAACTTTTTGGTGGAGTGGAATGGGTTGATCCAAGTGATGATGCTGCTTTATGGTTTCTTAAACAGCTCTCAGTATTGAATGATGTGAAAGATTTATCCTTGCTACAAAATAGGATGAGTGAATACTCATCACCTTTTGATTCTGAGGAGGAAAACACTGCACATAGTATTGCTGATAGCTTGGATTTTCTGGACTCAGAGAAGGCTAGTAATCTTACGTATGCTAATTCACCTGATGTGAATTTCATAGATGATCCTTTCTCTGAAGATTTTGCTTCAGATGCAACCTCAATGGCCAAAACTTCTGAGGATCCTACAAAGGTTTCTACTGAACCTTTTTGTTCACATCCTGAAAGTAATAATCAATCTGATTTGAGCATGACTTCTGATCAATTGGAAGTAGGGCAAGACCATGATAGGCAATCTTGTTCTCCTCCTTCAACTTCACCACCTCCCTCTAGTGTTTCTAATACAATTACACCTCGACCATTggcaccaccaccacctccacctcctcCGCCTCTTTTTGGTTTTCCTAGTAAAGAACTCTCATTGTCACCACCAATACCCcctaatcatattaattacagTAAAgcacctccacctccacctccaccacccCCACCTTCTTATACTTCAATCCAAGGAACTATACCAGTAACTCAACCTCCTGTACCTTCATCTATAAACTCTGCTAACGGACCTCCACCACCTTCATCAGCTTCACCTCCTCCTCCAGTCCCCATACTTTCTACTACAAGTTGCCCTACCCCtccgcctcctcctcctcctctacTCCCTTCTGTATCTTCTAAATGTTGCACTTCAGCTCCCCctactcctcctcctcctccccctTCTTTTCTGTCTGCTGCCTCTTCTAAGGTTATTCTTCCCCCTCccccaccacctccaccttccATTTCTTCCAAACAGCCTCCATCCCCACCTCCACCTCCTCCTGTACCTTTGAAAAGCCCTCTACCACCTCCACCGCCCCCTCCCCCTCTTCCTCCTGTCTCTTCAAAGGGCCCTTTACCgcctccacctccacctcctCCGCCTGCCTCTTCAAAGGGCACTCTGCCGGCTCCACCTCCACCTCCCCCTCCTGTTTCTTCAAAGGGCACTCTGCCGCCTCCACCTCCCCCTCCCCTTCCTGTATCTTCAAAGGGAACTTtgccacctccaccaccacctcccCCTCCTGTCTCTTCAAAGGGAACTTtgccacctccaccaccacctcccCCTCCTGTCTCTTCAAAGggccctcctcctcctcctcccccaCCTATCTCTTCTAAGGGGCCTCCACCTCCTCCGCCCCCTCCTAAGTCGACTCCATTGCCGCCAgcaccacctccacctcctTTAGGAGGCCCTCGCCAAGGTTCAAACCCCCCGgctcctccaccaccaccaaaaCTTCATGGtgccccaccaccaccaccacctccaaAGCATTCTAGTggaccaccaccaccacctcctcTAGGGAGGGGTTTGACACCAGTTCCACCTCCACCACTTCCATCTACTGATAGGGGAAGAGGCTCTTTAGGATCAACTACTCATGGAAAAAGTCGACCTACAGGTGGTTCTACTATTCCTCCCAAAAAAGCATCATTGAAGCCTTTGCACTGGGTCAAAGTTACAAGAGCAATGCAAGGAAGTCTGTGGGCTGATACTCAAAAACAGGAAAGCCAATCAAG GGCACCTGAAATTGATATAACAGAGCTTGAAACTCTGTTTTCAGTAGCTTCTGCAACAGATAGCATCAACAAGGCTGGAGGTCGGCGTGGTTCAAAAATTAACAAACCTGAAAAGGTGCAATTG GTTGAACATCGGAGGGCCTACAATTGTGAAATCATgcttacaaaaattaaaattcctcTGCCTGATATGATT AATGCCATTTTGGCTTTGGATTCTTCAGCACTGGATATTGATCAAGTTGAAAATCTGATTAAGTTCTGTCCTACAAAAGAAGAAATGGAGACCTTGAGG AACTACACTGGGAACAAGGAAATGCTTGGCAAATGTGAACAG TTTTTCTCGGAGCTCATGAAGGTTCCTCGAGTTGAATCCAAGTTGAGAGTTTTTGCTTTTACAATTACTTTTTCAAATCAG GTTAATGACTTGAGAAATAACTTGAATACAATAAATGATGCTGCCAGAGAG GTAAAAGAATCTGCAAAGTTGCGTCAAATAATGCAGACCATTCTAACCCTGGGTAATGCACTGAATCAGGGCACTGCACGAG GATCTGCTGTGGGGTTTAAATTGGATAGTCTTCTTAAACTTTCTGATACCCGTGCGAGAAACAACAAAATGACTTTAATGCATTATCTATGCAAG CTCCTTGCTGAGAAAATGCCAGAGCTGCTTGATTTTGGCAAGGATCTTGTTCATTTGGAAGCAGCCTCTAAG ATCCAACTGAAGTCTTTGGCTGAAGAAATGCAAGCAGTGACTAAAGGTCTTGAGAAGGTTGAACAAGAACTTGCTGCATCAGACAATGATGGTGCTATATCCTCTGGCTTTCATAAG GTCTTGAAGAGTTTCCTTGATACTGCTGAAGCTGATGTTAGGTCTCTAATTACCCTGTATAGTGAAGTG GGGAGAAATGCAGACTCTCTATCCCTGTATTTTGGTGAGGATCCTGCCCGGTGCCCCTTTGAGCAAG TGACACAAACGTTGGCCGTTTTCACCAAGATGTTTAACAAATCACGTGATGAGAATGCACAACTGGCCGATGCTGAAAGGAAAAAGCTGGAGAAGGAAGCCTTGAAGGAACAAACAGCTTCTAATTCCTCTGCTAAGAAAGAAGCTGATGCTGACAAAGATCTTCTTCGTCAAATTAATAATCGGATTCCGAGATCTGCTTCATAA
- the LOC116021529 gene encoding urea-proton symporter DUR3, giving the protein MASKCPPFEFSAQYYYASGNTCVRQSSFFGDKVALNQGVGYSVILGFGAFFAVFTSFLVWLEKRYVGSRHTSEWFNTAGRNVKTGLIASVIVSQWTWAATILQSSNVAWEYGISGPFWYASGATIQVLLFGVMAIEIKRKAPNAHTVCEIVKARWGTSAHLVFLCFCFLTNIIVTAMLLLGGSAVVNALTGVNIYAASFLIPLGVVVYTLAGGLKATFLASYIHSVIVHVVLVVFVYLVYVGSSELGSPSVVYRHLLEVASKSRSCQYPLSHVDQSCGPVSGNFKGSYVTMLSSGGLVFGIINIIGNFGTVFVDNGYWVSAIAARPSSTHKGYLLGGLVWFAVPFSLATSLGLGALALDLPITASEASHGLVPPATAIALMGKGGSILLLTMLFMAVTSAGSSELIAVSSLCTYDIYRTYINPDATGKQILKVSRAVVLGFGCFMGILAVILNKAGVSLGWMYLAMGVFIGSAVIPIAFMLLWQKANAFGAILGTTVGCFLGIITWLSVTKVEYGRVNLDTTGRNAPMLAGNLVSILTGGAVHAVCSFLRPQNYDWETTKQITVVEKERTELPSAEFKEEKLVSAKRWIIKWGIGFTLVIVVLWPALTLPAGQFSKGYFTFWAVIVIAWGTIASAVIIALPLLESWKTIRSVILGMFTNDRLMEKVEDLNSKLQAIISAIPEAERIYLLEKEKDKRKEASERDQISPA; this is encoded by the exons ATGGCTTCCAAGTGCCCACCTTTTGAGTTCTCTGCTCAGTATTACTATGCTTCTGGGAACACTTGTGTGAGGCAGAGCAGCTTTTTTGGGGACAAAGTAGCGCTCAATCAGGGAGTTGGTTACTCTGTCATTCTTGGATTTGGAGCATTCTTTGCTGTCTTCACCTCTTTTCTG GTGTGGCTGGAAAAGAGATATGTGGGTTCGCGCCACACTTCAGAATGGTTCAACACAGCAGGGAGGAATGTGAAAACAGGTCTTATTGCCAGTGTGATTGTTTCTCAG TGGACATGGGCAGCTACGATCTTACAGAGCTCAAATGTTGCCTGGGAGTATGGAATCAGTGGTCCTTTCTGGTATGCAAGCGGCGCCACCATTCAG GTACTCCTCTTTGGTGTAATGGCCATAGAGATCAAAAGGAAAGCTCCAAATGCTCACACTGTTTGTGAAATTGTGAAAGCAAG ATGGGGAACCTCGGCTCACCTCGTGTTCCTATGTTTCTGCTTCTTGACAAACATTATTGTAACTGCCATGCTTCTCCTCGGCGGTTCTGCTGTTGTCAATGCGCTCACTGGAGTCAACATCTACGCTGCAAGCTTTCTCATACCTCTTGGAGTGGTTGTCTATACTTTAGCCGGAGGGCTAAAGGCCACTTTCTTGGCCAGCTATATACATTCTGTGATAG TTCATGTTGTTTTGGTCGTCTTTGTTTACCTCGTGTACGTGGGAAGCAGTGAGCTTGGTAGTCCAAGCGTGGTGTACAGACACCTACTAGAGGTTGCGAGCAAATCAAGAAGCTGTCAATACCCGCTCTCTCATGTTGATCAATCTTGTGGTCCGGTTAGTGGGAACTTCAAGGGGTCATATGTGACCATGCTGAGTTCTGGTGGTCTTGTGTTTGGTATTATCAACATCATTGGCAATTTTGGAACAGTTTTTGTTGACAAT GGATACTGGGTAAGTGCCATTGCTGCAAGACCATCCTCGACGCACAAGGGCTACTTATTGGGTGGGTTGGTCTGGTTTGCTGTGCCATTCTCCTTGGCAACATCGCTCGGTTTAGGGGCACTAGCGCTCGATCTACCAATAACAGCAAGCGAAGCAAGTCATGGACTCGTTCCACCTGCAACAGCTATAGCGTTAATGGGCAAAGGAGGATCCATTCTTCTCCTAACCATGCTTTTTAT GGCTGTAACATCTGCTGGTTCTTCGGAGCTTATTGCAGTATCCTCATTATGTACGTATGACATTTATCGTACATATATAAACCCAGATGCAACTGGGAAGCAGATCTTAAAAGTTTCGAGGGCTGTTGTCCTAGGATTTGGATGTTTTATGGGTATTCTAGCAGTGATCTTGAACAAGGCTGGGGTTTCTCTGGGCTGGATGTATTTGGCAATGGGGGTTTTCATAGGATCAGCAGTAATACCTATAGCTTTCATGCTTTTATGGCAAAAAGCAAATGCTTTTGGGGCAATTCTCGGAACAACAGTAGGGTGCTTCCTAGGAATCATTACTTGGTTGTCAGTCACAAAAGTCGAATATGGAAGGGTAAATCTTGACACAACGGGGAGAAACGCCCCAATGCTTGCAGGGAATCTAGTTTCCATACTTACCGGTGGAGCTGTTCATGCTGTCTGTAGCTTCCTGAGGCCTCAAAACTACGACTGGGAAACCACGAAGCAGATAACTGTCGTCGAAAAGGAAAGGACCGAATTACCATCTGCAGAGTTCAAGGAAGAGAAACTGGTCAGCGCTAAAAGATGGATAATCAAATGGGGCATCGGTTTCACTCTCGTGATTGTTGTGTTGTGGCCCGCCCTCACACTTCCTGCTG GGCAATTCAGTAAAGGGTATTTCACATTCTGGGCAGTCATAGTCATTGCATGGGGTACCATTGCCTCAGCAGTGATTATTGCTCTGCCATTGTTGGAGAGCTGGAAAACTATACGGAGCGTTATTCTTGGCATGTTTACAAATGATAGGCTTATGGAAAAAGTCGAAGACTTGAACTCAAAGCTGCAGGCAATCATTTCAGCAATTCCAGAAGCAGAGAGAATATACTTACTTGAGAAAGAGAAGGATAAGAGGAAAGAAGCATCAGAGAGAGACCAAATATCTCCTGCATAA